In Phycisphaerae bacterium, the following proteins share a genomic window:
- a CDS encoding thrombospondin type 3 repeat-containing protein, whose amino-acid sequence MLKISAFACLLAIACATRLQAQILYQTGFESPPFTDGNLVAQDGWLSTNNPPTPGLGIIQSAVSATGARSLRIDAAQTFNSTWYYRELSHTPDVNAAPILQIRWSAYFDRDGNTPSGLWGIDLHDSSLPVNKRITAAGINAVGTVVAWNGNSLQDCGVTLPDNQWHHFRLDINWRPEVLKANLIVNNQVVAANLNLTPTLTMPVSAAAIWNLHAGGEDTAYFDDFRIGMFADADGDGCGDSDDLCPSTNPGDPIDAFGCSALDDDQDGVTNQLDLCPNTPICVTSVDANGCPDLDSDNDGAPDGCDNCPGLVNPDQLDSDGDGIGNACDPCPFLAFGDLNADFSFNGADIQRFVEILAGGQPTAEEICAADFNGDLDVSMADLPLLVELLLEM is encoded by the coding sequence ATGCTCAAAATCAGCGCCTTTGCCTGCCTGCTCGCGATCGCGTGCGCCACAAGACTTCAGGCACAGATTCTCTATCAGACCGGATTCGAGTCCCCTCCTTTCACCGATGGCAACCTTGTAGCGCAGGACGGCTGGCTTTCCACAAACAACCCGCCAACCCCCGGCCTGGGGATTATTCAGTCCGCCGTCTCGGCAACAGGCGCCAGGTCACTCCGAATCGACGCCGCGCAAACCTTTAATTCCACGTGGTACTATCGCGAATTAAGTCACACGCCAGATGTCAACGCAGCCCCGATTCTCCAGATTCGCTGGTCCGCTTACTTTGACCGGGACGGCAATACACCCAGCGGACTCTGGGGAATCGATCTTCATGACAGCTCCCTACCGGTAAACAAGCGGATCACCGCAGCCGGGATAAACGCGGTTGGAACAGTCGTGGCGTGGAATGGGAATTCGCTTCAGGATTGTGGCGTGACGCTGCCTGACAATCAGTGGCATCACTTCAGGCTTGACATCAACTGGCGTCCCGAGGTGCTTAAGGCAAACCTCATCGTTAACAACCAGGTAGTGGCTGCCAATCTGAACCTAACGCCGACGCTGACGATGCCCGTCTCCGCCGCCGCGATCTGGAATCTGCACGCCGGCGGCGAGGACACCGCATATTTCGACGACTTCCGAATCGGCATGTTCGCTGACGCAGATGGGGACGGCTGCGGTGATTCCGATGACCTATGCCCATCAACGAATCCCGGAGACCCCATCGATGCTTTCGGCTGCTCAGCCCTCGACGACGATCAAGACGGCGTGACCAATCAATTGGACCTATGCCCCAACACTCCAATTTGCGTCACGTCGGTCGATGCAAATGGATGCCCTGATCTCGATTCCGACAATGACGGCGCACCGGACGGATGCGACAATTGCCCGGGATTGGTCAATCCGGATCAGCTCGATTCAGACGGCGACGGCATCGGCAATGCCTGCGATCCTTGTCCATTTCTCGCGTTCGGTGATCTCAACGCGGACTTTTCATTCAACGGTGCGGATATCCAGCGATTCGTCGAAATCCTGGCGGGCGGTCAGCCGACGGCCGAAGAAATATGCGCGGCCGACTTCAACGGGGATCTCGACGTTAGCATGGCGGACCTGCCCCTACTCGTGGAGTTGCTCCTCGAAATGTGA